From a region of the Tateyamaria omphalii genome:
- a CDS encoding ureidoglycolate lyase yields MSRFEITAQPLTAEAFAPFGDVLDCAGAPDKMINAGLCGRYHDRARLDFGDGRAGVSLFKAEPRSLPYTLDLLERHPDGSQCFVPMSEHGFLVTVAPDDGGTPGQPLAFVSAPGQAINLHRGTWHGVLTPLHDPGLFAVIDRIGDGANLEEVRLDPVWTVRA; encoded by the coding sequence ATGTCCCGCTTTGAGATCACAGCGCAGCCGCTGACGGCGGAGGCGTTTGCGCCGTTCGGCGATGTGCTGGACTGCGCGGGCGCGCCGGACAAGATGATCAATGCGGGGCTATGCGGGCGCTATCACGACCGGGCGCGGCTGGACTTTGGTGACGGGCGTGCGGGCGTCAGTCTGTTCAAGGCCGAGCCGCGCAGCCTGCCCTACACGCTGGATCTGCTGGAGCGGCATCCGGACGGGTCGCAATGCTTTGTGCCGATGTCGGAGCATGGGTTTCTGGTGACGGTGGCACCTGATGACGGTGGCACGCCGGGCCAGCCCCTTGCCTTTGTGTCGGCACCGGGCCAGGCGATCAACCTGCACCGGGGGACATGGCATGGGGTGCTGACGCCGCTGCATGATCCCGGCCTGTTTGCAGTGATTGACCGCATCGGTGATGGCGCGAATCTTGAAGAGGTGCGACTTGATCCGGTTTGGACGGTGCGCGCGTAA
- a CDS encoding ABC transporter permease has translation MTLRQITVPLAALILFGLFWEWLVWVNGWPNYKMASPSDIWPAFWKFRGLFFEYGWDTLWRTVVGLLLSVVFGTFLGMIMGLSRTMRDALYPLLVGFNAIPKATVVPIIALMFVGQHDMNTILIAFLISFFPIAVSVSIGLSTLEPEYRDILASLGASKFTIFWKIALPKTLPEFFGALKVAVTLAFIGTNLMEIVEPHGRGLGHLFDSGKISADYPLMFAVLIALALMGIVLYYVVVALEKVFAGWAERNPT, from the coding sequence ATGACCCTGCGCCAGATCACCGTCCCCCTCGCCGCACTCATCCTGTTCGGCCTCTTCTGGGAATGGCTCGTCTGGGTCAACGGCTGGCCCAATTACAAGATGGCCTCGCCCAGCGACATCTGGCCCGCCTTCTGGAAATTCCGTGGGCTCTTCTTTGAATACGGCTGGGACACCCTGTGGCGCACCGTCGTGGGTTTGCTGCTGTCCGTCGTCTTCGGCACCTTCCTCGGCATGATCATGGGCCTTTCGCGCACCATGCGCGATGCGCTCTACCCCCTGCTGGTGGGCTTCAACGCCATCCCCAAGGCAACCGTGGTGCCCATCATCGCGCTGATGTTCGTGGGCCAGCACGACATGAACACGATCCTGATCGCCTTCCTGATCTCCTTCTTTCCCATCGCGGTCTCCGTCTCCATCGGCCTGTCCACGCTGGAGCCCGAGTACCGCGACATCCTCGCCTCCCTCGGCGCGTCGAAATTCACCATCTTCTGGAAAATCGCCCTGCCCAAAACCCTGCCCGAGTTCTTCGGCGCCCTGAAGGTCGCCGTCACCCTCGCCTTCATCGGCACCAACCTGATGGAAATCGTCGAACCCCACGGCCGCGGCCTCGGCCATCTCTTCGACAGCGGCAAGATCAGCGCGGATTACCCGCTGATGTTCGCCGTCCTGATCGCCTTGGCACTGATGGGCATCGTGCTCTACTACGTGGTGGTGGCACTTGAAAAGGTCTTCGCCGGCTGGGCAGAACGCAACCCCACCTAA
- a CDS encoding ABC transporter ATP-binding protein, which produces MSNLIDIKGVRHAYKTPSGPLPVLDGLELSVPEGGFAAVVGPSGCGKSTLTRLVAGLMKPDEGEVWLHGQKVTGPKSTVGMAFQNPVLLEWRTILQNVMLPLEIVKTGMSRKASEDRARHLLNLVGLDGFEDKRPSELSGGMRQRASLCRSIVHKPEVLILDEPFGALDAFTREDLWQTMHKVKAEEPFTGVLITHDLRESIFLADQVIVLSGRPARTQYVMDVHLRGERDIEMLYTAESADALNTLRQQIRIAQGRDAA; this is translated from the coding sequence ATGAGCAATCTCATCGACATCAAGGGCGTGCGCCACGCCTACAAGACCCCCTCCGGCCCGCTGCCCGTGCTCGACGGGCTGGAACTCTCCGTGCCCGAAGGCGGGTTCGCCGCCGTCGTCGGCCCCTCCGGCTGCGGCAAATCCACCCTCACACGCCTCGTCGCGGGCCTGATGAAACCGGATGAGGGCGAGGTCTGGCTGCACGGCCAAAAGGTCACCGGCCCCAAATCCACCGTCGGCATGGCCTTCCAGAACCCCGTCCTGCTGGAATGGCGGACCATCCTGCAAAACGTCATGCTCCCCCTCGAAATCGTCAAAACCGGGATGAGCCGCAAGGCGAGCGAAGACCGCGCGCGCCACCTTCTGAACCTCGTGGGCCTCGACGGGTTCGAAGACAAACGCCCCTCGGAACTGTCTGGCGGCATGCGCCAACGCGCCTCGCTCTGCCGGTCCATCGTACACAAGCCCGAAGTTCTGATCCTCGACGAACCCTTTGGTGCGCTCGACGCCTTCACCCGCGAAGACCTCTGGCAGACCATGCACAAGGTCAAGGCAGAGGAGCCGTTCACCGGTGTCCTGATCACCCACGACCTGCGCGAGAGCATCTTCCTCGCCGACCAGGTCATCGTCCTGTCGGGCCGCCCTGCGCGCACTCAATACGTCATGGACGTGCACCTGCGCGGCGAACGCGACATCGAAATGCTCTACACCGCCGAATCCGCCGACGCGCTCAACACCCTGCGCCAGCAAATCCGCATCGCCCAAGGGCGGGACGCCGCATGA